Proteins found in one Xenopus laevis strain J_2021 chromosome 1L, Xenopus_laevis_v10.1, whole genome shotgun sequence genomic segment:
- the setd7.L gene encoding histone-lysine N-methyltransferase SETD7, giving the protein MDSEDETVEETVDGLLDDDGLPHGFCTVNYSSTDRFEGHFVHGEKNGRGKFYFFDGSTLEGFYVDDALQGQGIYTYEDGGSLHGTYVEGELNGPAQEYDTDRKLIFKGQYKDNVRHGVCWIYYPDGGSLVGEVNEDGDMTGDKIAYVYPDGRTALYGKFIDSEMLEGKLAILTSVDEGKPHFDLVPSGTVYTFDKSTPSCISINPLLPDPYESERVYVDVSLIHNAGEGLFAKVVSAAQTVMSFYNGVRITHQEVDSREWALNGNTISLDDETVLDVPAPYNSNSKYCASLGHKANHSFTPNCMYDTFVHPRFGPIKCIRTIKAVEKEEELTVAYGYDHNITGKNGPEAPEWYQQQLMEFQATQQK; this is encoded by the exons ATGGACAGCGAGGATGAAACAGTGGAGGAGACGGTAGACG GTCTTTTGGATGATGATGGATTACCTCACGGGTTTTGCACTGTCAACTACAGCTCGACTGATCGGTTTGAGGGGCACTTTGTACATGGAGAAAAAAATGGACGTGGAAAGTTCTACTTTTTTGATGGAAG CACATTGGAAGGTTTTTATGTTGATGATGCACTTCAAGGCCAAGGGATTTACACCTATGAAGATGGAGGCTCGCTTCATGGCACTTATGTGGAAGGGGAGCTAAATGGTCCAGCTCAGGAATATGACACCGACAGAAAACTCATCTTCAAAGGACAATACAAAGATAATGTCCGGCATGGCGTATGCTGGATATATTATCCA GATGGCGGTAGCCTTGTGGGTGAGGTGAATGAAGATGGAGACATGACAGGAGATAAGATCGCTTATGTCTACCCAGATGGTAGAACTGCACTTTATGGGAAGTTTATTGATTCTGAAATGCTCGAAGGGAAATTGGCAATTCTTACTTCAGTTGATGAAGGAAAGCCCCACTTTGACCTGGTTCCAAGTG GAACAGTTTATACTTTTGATAAATCAACTCCCTCCTGTATTTCAATAAATCCTCTGCTCCCAGACCCATATGAATCAGaaag AGTATATGTTGATGTCTCTTTGATACACAATGCTGGAGAAGGCCTCTTTGCTAAGGTTGTGTCAGCGGCTCAGACTGTAATGTCATTTTATAATGGTGTACGGATTACACATCAAGAG GTGGATAGCAGAGAATGGGCCCTAAATGGAAACACAATCTCTCTAGATGATGAAACAGTCCTTGATGTGCCAGCACCATACAACTCAAATAGCAAATATTGTGCATCTCTGGGACACAAGGCAAACCATTCCTTCACACCCAACTGTATGTATGATAC TTTTGTCCATCCTCGCTTTGGACCCATCAAGTGCATCCGAACTATTAAAGCTGTGGAAAAGGAGGAAGAACTCACCGTGGCCTATGGATATGACCATAACATCACAGGGAAAAATGGCCCAGAGGCACCTGAATGGTACCAGCAGCAGCTGATGGAATTTCAAGCTACTCAACAAAAGTGA